A section of the Flavobacterium sp. CG_23.5 genome encodes:
- a CDS encoding pyruvate dehydrogenase complex E1 component subunit beta: MTHVQYTTMRTIQFREAICEAMSEEMRLDESIYLMGEEVAEYNGAYKASKGMLAEFGEKRVIDTPIAELGFTGIAVGSAMNGCRPIVEYMTFNFCLVGIDQIINNAAKMRQMTGGQFNVPIVFRGPTASAGQLGATHSQALENWFANTPGLKVVVPSNVYDAKGLLKAAIRDNDPVIFMESEQMYGDKGEVPDGEYLIPLGVADIKRAGTDVTIVSFGKIIKEAYIAADELAKEGISCEIIDLRTVRPMDHETILTSVKKTNRLVILEEAWPFASVSSEIAYIVQERAFDFLDAPIQRITTADTPAPYSPVLLKEWLPNSADVIKAVKKVMYK, translated from the coding sequence ATTACACACGTACAATATACAACTATGAGAACTATACAATTTAGAGAGGCCATTTGCGAAGCGATGAGTGAAGAAATGCGTCTGGATGAGTCCATATACTTAATGGGTGAAGAAGTTGCTGAATATAATGGTGCGTACAAAGCATCCAAAGGAATGCTTGCTGAATTTGGCGAAAAAAGAGTTATTGATACTCCAATCGCTGAGCTTGGTTTTACTGGTATTGCAGTAGGATCAGCGATGAACGGGTGTCGTCCAATTGTAGAATATATGACATTCAATTTCTGTTTAGTGGGAATTGATCAAATTATAAATAATGCGGCGAAAATGCGTCAGATGACTGGTGGACAATTTAATGTGCCTATCGTTTTTCGTGGGCCAACCGCTTCAGCAGGACAATTAGGAGCGACTCACTCACAAGCTTTAGAAAACTGGTTTGCGAATACGCCAGGTCTTAAAGTTGTGGTTCCCTCTAACGTTTATGATGCCAAAGGACTTTTGAAAGCTGCAATTCGCGATAATGATCCTGTCATTTTCATGGAATCAGAGCAAATGTATGGGGACAAAGGAGAAGTTCCAGACGGTGAATATTTAATACCGCTTGGTGTTGCAGATATTAAACGTGCCGGAACTGATGTTACGATTGTGTCTTTCGGAAAAATAATCAAAGAAGCTTATATTGCTGCCGACGAATTAGCGAAAGAAGGAATTTCTTGTGAGATTATCGATTTAAGAACCGTTCGTCCTATGGATCATGAAACGATTTTAACTTCGGTTAAGAAAACAAATCGATTGGTAATTCTTGAAGAGGCTTGGCCTTTTGCAAGTGTTTCATCGGAGATTGCATACATCGTTCAAGAACGTGCTTTTGATTTTCTTGATGCGCCAATTCAAAGAATCACCACGGCTGATACGCCAGCGCCTTACTCTCCAGTATTACTGAAAGAATGGTTGCCAAATTCAGCCGATGTTATAAAGGCGGTAAAAAAAGTAATGTACAAATAA